The following coding sequences lie in one Nakaseomyces glabratus chromosome I, complete sequence genomic window:
- the DDI1 gene encoding Ddi1p (CAGL0I06787g~Ortholog(s) have SNARE binding, polyubiquitin modification-dependent protein binding, ubiquitin binding activity and role in protein secretion, ubiquitin-dependent protein catabolic process, vesicle-mediated transport), which yields MQLTVTNDVNGEVYGPLELSGDMMLMDLVALLEVDCAFESGKQQLYFNGKELKPDVEKTLEELGIGNDDLIVIRGQPVSSNSIANSTSAIELDDDAYVEQFRLQLLSNSALRNSLRMPFADIDSLVNDPQQFKTHMGPVIIQRRRMQSAMPTNPYGIPDEEYKKLMTNPEDPEHKKRLQELQDKQLIDEQLRNALEYTPEVFAQVSMLYINMEINGHPVKAFVDSGAQMTIISPRLAEKTELKRFIDNRFIGEARGVGTGKILGRVHQVQVKIETQFIPCSFVVLDSNVDLLLGLDMLKRHQACIDLEKNVLRIAGTETKFLGEAEIPKGTSFDAVGNPQPPVEIKESADHSKKKMKTSFTITPKVKPVKADNLLNNSSPMGNTGRTFPEKTIKQLMDLGFSRQEVIQALVSTNGNAEFAASLLFQ from the coding sequence ATGCAATTGACAGTTACAAATGATGTTAATGGGGAGGTATACGGCCCCTTGGAGCTTAGTGGAGATATGATGTTGATGGATTTGGTTGCACTATTGGAAGTTGATTGTGCATTTGAGAGTGGCAAGCAGCAGCTCTACTTTAATGGTAAAGAATTAAAACCAGACGTTGAAAAGACCCTTGAGGAACTTGGTATTGGTAATGATGATCTGATTGTTATACGTGGGCAACCTGTGTCTAGTAATTCTATCGCAAATAGTACATCAGCCATCGAACTAGATGATGACGCATACGTTGAACAATTTCGATTGCAACTATTGAGTAATTCTGCTTTAAGAAACTCCTTGAGAATGCCATTTGCTGATATTGACAGTCTAGTGAATGATCCCCAGCAATTCAAGACACATATGGGCCCAGTCATTatacaaagaagaagaatgcAATCGGCTATGCCCACTAATCCATACGGAATTCCTGATGAGGAGtacaagaaattgatgacTAACCCTGAGGATCCAGAACATAAGAAACGCCTGCAGGAACTACAAGATAAACAGTTAATTGATGAGCAGTTACGAAATGCACTTGAATACACTCCTGAAGTATTTGCGCAGGTTAGTATGTTATATATTAACATGGAAATCAACGGTCACCCCGTGAAGGCATTCGTAGATTCAGGTGCGCAAATGACTATTATTTCTCCCAGATTAGCAGAGAAAACTGAACTTAAGCGTTTTATTGACAACAGATTTATTGGTGAAGCTAGAGGTGTTGGTACGGGTAAAATACTCGGTAGAGTCCATCAAGTACAAGTCAAGATTGAGACTCAATTCATTCCATGTAGTTTTGTTGTGTTGGATTCCAATGTTGATTTACTTTTGGGTCTCGATATGCTAAAGAGGCATCAAGCATGCATTGATCTTGAGAAGAACGTTCTAAGGATAGCTGGTACGGAAACTAAATTCTTGGGTGAGGCAGAAATACCTAAAGGTACCTCATTTGATGCTGTTGGTAACCCTCAGCCACCTGTGGAGATAAAGGAGTCTGCTGATCATagtaaaaagaaaatgaaaacttCCTTTACTATCACCCCAAAAGTAAAGCCTGTTAAGGCAGACAATTTACTCAATAATAGTTCACCTATGGGAAATACAGGGAGAACATTCCCAGAAAAGACTATCAAACAGCTTATGGATTTGGGATTCTCAAGACAAGAAGTGATACAAGCGTTGGTTTCCACAAATGGGAATGCTGAATTTGCCGCTTCATTACTATTTCAGTAG
- the RTR1 gene encoding RNA polymerase II subunit B1 CTD phosphatase RTR1 (CAGL0I06875g~Ortholog(s) have CTD phosphatase activity, role in dephosphorylation of RNA polymerase II C-terminal domain, transcription from RNA polymerase II promoter and cytoplasm, nucleus localization), with product MISKQDVCEMLRPFQKHRQLSIREGEVISLEILTLLCDDYCGDEGTLKYLARLMTPELYADLVDERNLNQRCGYPLCSGAPERIRDPFSVDQVTKQFLWENNPYAYLSKYCNKFHFRCSQFFQVQLSEEAIFARTGVHLLEDTQEMRQTQDDKFNVTLFEELLREKASEEDIKSLVAGLKRLGLDASQDGEDGDEQLEVDLSKWLEQIKIVENKDPPMLGDLVKD from the coding sequence ATGATATCGAAGCAGGATGTGTGTGAAATGCTAAGGCCGTTTCAGAAACATAGACAGTTGTCAATAAGGGAAGGCGAGGTTATCTCTCTCGAGATACTGACGTTGCTATGTGATGATTACTGTGGTGACGAGGGAACTTTGAAATACTTAGCGAGGCTAATGACTCCAGAACTTTATGCTGATCTGGTTGACGAGCGCAACTTGAATCAAAGGTGTGGTTACCCATTGTGCTCGGGAGCACCTGAGAGAATACGGGATCCGTTTTCAGTGGACCAAGTTACTAAGCAGTTTCTGTGGGAGAACAATCCCTATgcatatttatcaaaatactGTAATAAGTTTCACTTCAGATGTTCACAGTTCTTTCAGGTACAATTGTCTGAAGAGGCCATTTTCGCTAGGACAGGCGTGCACCTGCTAGAAGACACACAAGAAATGAGACAGACTCAAGATGACAAATTTAATGTTACGTTATTTGAAGAGCTTTTGAGAGAAAAAGCTTCAGAAGAGGATATCAAATCACTTGTAGCAGGGCTCAAGAGGCTTGGTTTGGATGCTTCACAGGACGGTGAAGATGGGGATGAACAATTAGAGGTAGATCTCTCAAAATGGCttgaacaaataaaaattgtGGAAAATAAGGACCCGCCTATGCTTGGTGACCTAGTAAAGGACTAA
- the UBP5 gene encoding putative ubiquitin-specific protease UBP5 (CAGL0I06765g~Ortholog(s) have cellular bud neck, incipient cellular bud site localization), with amino-acid sequence MPGIEQPVSRKNETLVKLSSLADEFVFNDEVQLNLQDVLQECVDTYQNYQDEVKKIKNMDHTESEKVSELCKSAYIYYKIVHNFITKVIPHLPEFEVATGPKASKLQAELIKIYYSLFSRLESDKKISYIKNIIIKHMDTQENNHSVESHEQVKLSNKKLPVNRDAIEIDKDSILQDIRYINGKRSGSGISCSELLSLMKMKEDSLLLIDVRPKLEYDAHHIKTKNIICIEPISFKESYSDQQIEKTSMIPSPKHEIQLFQRRSEFQYIILYTDLEEKSNFYFQQLKSLLEILLQRSFLRPIDDRKTKVLFLSDSLQNWIKNGGEIDKSQEVSKIRNRSISGSGPLLNSLSERKTIGAFPDINRNSTKQMPISPLPSLPGSERTVATPPNGSSTLGRINSPVTHYPKAPLINDSEFHLNINNNHSPPTHLPSKDNNPLASSMPIGSDHKPFMSPQNSLPLAPKPPTLESKNYNFISDRSNIIDQKQNRSRSLEPQLPPIPSTLIRKNSPEKTLSCNQMMDTSFTVGLENMGNSCYINCIIQCIFATTELIKIFLNGTYAKHINKQSKLGSKGVLSHNFAKLLKDMYEENSSKKIGKKHGAVKTLQFKMACASVNSLFKDASQQDCLEFCQFLLDGLHEDLNQCGANPPLKELSPEAEKMRENLSLRVASSIEWERYLTTDFSIIVDLFQGQYASQLRCKVCNRTSTTYQAFSVLSVPVPSGKSCGLLDCFIEFTKTENLEVDEQWFCPSCKKKQPSTKKLTITRLPRNLIIHLKRFDNMMNKNNIFVRYPQILDLTPFWANDSDGKLPPGITDEIPARGQVPPFNYRLYGAACHFGTLYGGHYTSYVDKGPEKGWIYFDDTVYRPVRFQNEFISPSAYVLFYHRITS; translated from the coding sequence ATGCCTGGTATTGAACAACCGGTTAGCCGGAAGAACGAAACACTGGTAAAATTATCAAGCTTAGCCGACGAGTTTGTGTTTAATGATGAAGTCCAGTTGAACTTACAGGATGTACTACAAGAATGCGTTGACACGTATCAGAACTACCAGGATGAAGTTAAAAAGATTAAAAATATGGATCACACTGAAAGTGAGAAAGTATCAGAACTCTGCAAGTCAGCATATATCTACTACAAGATAGTCCACAACTTCATAACGAAAGTAATACCCCATCTACCTGAATTCGAGGTGGCAACTGGACCTAAAGCATCGAAGTTGCAAGCTGAACTGATCAAGATATACTATTCATTATTCTCTCGATTGGAGAGTGACAAGAAAATAAGttatattaaaaacatAATTATAAAGCATATGGATACTCAAGAAAATAATCATTCAGTTGAATCACATGAACAAGTCAAATTGAGTAACAAAAAACTACCAGTTAATCGTGATGCCATAGAAATCGATAAGGATTCCATACTTCAGGATATCAGGTATATTAATGGTAAGAGATCCGGGTCAGGTATATCATGTTCAGAGCTATTGtctttgatgaagatgaaggaAGATAGCTTACTATTAATAGATGTGCGACCAAAACTTGAATACGATGCCCACCATATCAAGACTAAAAATATCATATGTATAGAACCGATATCATTCAAAGAAAGCTATTCAGATCAACAGATAGAGAAGACTTCAATGATTCCTTCTCCGAAGCATGAGATCCAATTATTTCAACGGAGAAGCGAATTTCAATATATCATCTTATATACAGACCTGGAAGAGAAGTCTAATTTTTACTTCCAACAGTTAAAATCACTATTGGAGATACTTTTACAGCGGTCTTTTCTGAGACCAATCGACGATAGAAAGACCAAggttctttttttaagCGATTCCCTACAAAATTGGATAAAGAATGGAGGGGAAATCGATAAATCACAGGAGGTAAGCAAAATTAGAAATAGGTCAATCAGTGGCAGCGGGCCTCTACTAAATTCATtatcagaaagaaaaacaatcGGAGCCTTTCCAGATATCAATCGAAATAGTACAAAGCAAATGCCAATATCCCCATTACCATCTTTACCTGGATCAGAAAGGACAGTTGCTACACCACCAAACGGGTCAAGTACCCTTGGCAGAATAAATAGTCCAGTTACCCATTATCCCAAAGCCCCACTAATTAACGATAGTGAATTCCACTTGAACATAAACAACAATCACTCACCTCCCACTCACCTCCCCTCCAAGGACAACAATCCCCTGGCAAGTAGTATGCCTATTGGTTCAGATCATAAACCATTTATGTCTCCACAAAATTCCTTGCCACTAGCACCCAAACCCCCGACATTAGAATCAAAAAACTATAACTTCATATCTGATCGTTCTAACATAATTGaccaaaaacaaaatagaaGTAGGTCACTTGAACCCCAGCTGCCACCTATACCAAGCACTCtgataagaaaaaattcACCAGAAAAAACTTTGTCATGTAATCAAATGATGGATACATCCTTTACTGTGGGTTTGGAAAACATGGGAAATTCATGTTACATAAATTGCATAATACAATGTATTTTTGCAACTACAGAacttatcaaaatttttcttaaTGGAACCTATGCCAAACATATTAACAAGCAGAGTAAACTCGGCTCTAAGGGGGTTCTAAGTCATAATTTTGCAAAGCTATTAAAAGATATGTATGAAGAGAATAGtagcaaaaaaattggtaaaAAGCATGGTGCAGTTAAAACTCTCCAATTCAAGATGGCCTGTGCATCTGTAAATTCCTTATTTAAAGATGCTAGCCAACAAGACTGTCTGGAATTTTGTCAATTCTTATTAGATGGACTCCACGAGGATTTGAACCAATGTGGGGCTAATCCACCCCTCAAGGAACTTTCACCGGAAGCTGAGAAAATGAGGGAGAATTTATCTTTGCGTGTGGCATCAAGCATTGAATGGGAAAGGTATTTAACAACTGACTTCAGCATAATTGTAGACTTATTTCAAGGCCAGTATGCATCCCAACTAAGGTGTAAAGTTTGCAATCGAACTTCAACGACATATCAAGCCTTTTCCGTGTTATCTGTGCCTGTACCCTCAGGTAAAAGTTGTGGTTTATTGGATTGCTTCATCGAATTTACTAAGACTGAAAACTTGGAAGTAGATGAACAATGGTTCTGTCCAAGCtgtaaaaaaaagcaaCCATCAACCAAAAAATTGACTATCACCCGTCTACCCAGAAATCTGATAATTCATTTGAAAAGGTTTGACAACATgatgaataaaaataacataTTTGTTAGATATCCCCAAATTTTAGATCTAACACCATTTTGGGCAAACGACTCTGATGGAAAGTTACCACCTGGTATCACTGATGAAATACCAGCCAGAGGACAAGTACCCCCATTTAACTACAGATTATATGGTGCTGCATGCCATTTCGGGACTTTGTACGGGGGACATTACACATCATATGTTGACAAAGGTCCCGAAAAAGGTTGGATTTATTTTGACGACACAGTATACAGACCTGTAAGATTCCAAAATGAATTTATAAGCCCTAGTGCCTATGTTTTGTTTTATCATCGCATAACGTCTTAG
- the COX15 gene encoding Cox15p (CAGL0I06831g~Ortholog(s) have 2 iron, 2 sulfur cluster binding, cytochrome-c oxidase activity, oxidoreductase activity, acting on NAD(P)H, heme protein as acceptor activity and role in heme a biosynthetic process, respiratory electron transport chain), whose translation MLTRQLVRSGQRLLSKNAGILASNGVVGRSTLNSTLNWTGAKHLSQKASSCGILKCVARGRWFSTANNVLRNAAAGARIIDEAALKLDSSGIPLAAKDVKTSKYVAYWLIGTSGLVFGIVILGGLTRLTESGLSITEWKPILGALPPLSQKEWEEEFAKYRESPEFMELNSHINLDEFKFIFFMEWFHRLWGRAIGVIFVMPALYFAATKRTSSHINKRLLFLSGLLGLQGFVGWWMVKSGLDKEQLEIRQSKPTVSQYRLTTHLGAAFFLYMGMMWAGWEILRELKWLKNPARALEAFKKLESPAIIPIRRVAVGLTALTFVTAMSGGMVAGLDAGLLYPTFPHMGEHWIPPKRELFEDRFARKEDKSDMWWRNMLENPVTVQLNHRILATITFTAILVAHIYCNRRKQIVPRNADITMKAMMGVLTCQVTLGALALWYYVPISIASMHQGGALALLTLSLLFTAQLKAPRAPIRSTISKLHAQQLKSGSKVIQEAAKHVSK comes from the coding sequence ATGTTGACAAGACAATTGGTGCGTTCTGGTCAGAGACTTCTCTCAAAAAATGCTGGAATTTTAGCAAGCAATGGTGTGGTTGGTAGATCTACTTTAAATAGTACTCTTAACTGGACAGGTGCTAAGCATCTATCTCAGAAGGCTTCTAGTTGTGGTATTTTGAAATGCGTGGCCCGTGGAAGATGGTTCTCTACTGCTAACAATGTATTACGTAATGCTGCAGCAGGTGCCAGGATTATTGATGAAGCCGCTTTGAAGCTGGATTCTAGCGGTATTCCATTGGCTGCCAAGGATGTTAAGACTAGCAAGTACGTCGCATACTGGCTTATCGGTACTTCAGGTCTTGTGTTTGGTATTGTTATCCTTGGTGGTCTAACAAGATTGACTGAGTCAGGTCTATCTATTACCGAGTGGAAGCCTATCCTAGGTGCTCTGCCACCATTGTCTCAAAAGGAATGGGAAGAAGAATTTGCCAAGTACAGAGAGTCTCCAGAATTCATGGAATTGAACTCTCACATTAACCTAGACGAGTTCAagttcattttcttcatggAATGGTTCCACAGACTTTGGGGCCGTGCTATCGGTGTCATCTTTGTTATGCCTGCATTATATTTTGCTGCCACAAAGAGAACATCCTCTCACATCAATAAGAGATTGCTTTTCTTGTCTGGTTTGTTGGGTCTACAAGGTTTCGTCGGTTGGTGGATGGTTAAATCTGGTTTGGACAAAGAACAACTGGAAATTAGACAATCCAAGCCAACAGTTTCTCAATATAGACTGACAACTCACTTGGGTGCTGCATTCTTCTTGTATATGGGTATGATGTGGGCTGGTTGGGAAATTCTAAGGGAATTGAAGTGGTTGAAAAACCCTGCTAGAGCTTTAGAAGCATTCaaaaaacttgaaagcCCAGCTATTATTCCTATTAGAAGAGTTGCCGTTGGTTTGACAGCTTTGACTTTTGTCACTGCCATGAGCGGTGGTATGGTTGCTGGTCTAGATGCTGGTCTACTGTACCCAACTTTCCCACACATGGGTGAACATTGGATTCCTCCAAAGAGAGAATTATTCGAAGATAGATTTGCTCGTAAAGAAGACAAGTCTGATATGTGGTGGAGAAACATGTTGGAAAACCCAGTTACTGTTCAACTAAATCACAGAATTTTAGCTACCATTACTTTCACGGCGATTCTTGTTGCCCATATCTACTGTAATAGAAGGAAACAAATTGTTCCAAGAAACGCAGACATCACTATGAAAGCTATGATGGGTGTTTTAACCTGTCAAGTTACTCTAGGTGCGTTGGCTCTATGGTACTATGTTCCAATCTCCATTGCATCAATGCATCAAGGTGGTGCCTTGGCTTTGTTGACTCTATCTTTGCTATTTACTGCCCAATTGAAAGCACCAAGAGCTCCAATTAGAAGtacaatttcaaagttACATGCTCAACAATTGAAATCTGGTAGCAAAGTCATCCAAGAAGCGGCCAAGCATGTGTCCAAATAA
- the EMP65 gene encoding Emp65p (CAGL0I06853g~Ortholog(s) have role in protein folding in endoplasmic reticulum and Golgi apparatus, cell periphery, integral component of endoplasmic reticulum membrane, mitochondrion localization), with protein MTKNKDVVAGETDRKQAMSGGADNDALDETDSEFEEEDFNQHDFEMEQLLNMFRIPIYLEKFMLFTLLASYDWFLYYFTELPYNVCRYHVRSIKNSLLSILGRNKKQNKVQSLPKQLKKQLKEQQSKMFQDKCTMFLIIASSILLSPLDTSKVYHRIKRQSTVKLYVLFSLLEMSDQLLSSVGQSLLTVVISHNCYKRLRHRQFFLLFLGVVYLTCHGYVLVYQTISLNIATNSCSNALLTLLLSMQFSEIKGSVFKKIDKEGLFQIGMSDVAERFKLLLFLSIIGLRNIVAKSRNISSVIPFTWCLNITSSGIQNSPTLNVIGSEIIVDWIKHAYITKFNRIRPEMYDKFYFIAYRDYTQNGTQYQNRLGIPLPASVVLFLTMLRPVFFQPAEDSSGMLSIVITLLGSAVIILLSKTLLHWILVQWSRSIQRRFPDGEYNTMVNSESYVPGIISTGLSKMDEITRELINYEKKTDSRSPSTDSFMLSRQSPQSSREATPEPHTDFSDSNRDASLLPIPILTNTATPDQSLEGVTRYKMVSKRIW; from the coding sequence ATGACTAAGAACAAGGATGTTGTTGCCGGGGAAACTGACAGGAAACAGGCTATGAGCGGTGGTGCAGATAATGACGCACTTGATGAGACGGACTCAGAGTTTGAGGAAGAAGATTTTAATCAGCATGATTTCGAGATGGAGCAACTGTTGAATATGTTTAGGATACCGATATACTTAGAGAAATTTATGTTATTCACATTACTAGCCAGCTACGATTGgtttttgtattattttacTGAGCTGCCATACAATGTTTGTCGATACCATGTCAGGTCGATAAAGAATAGCCTCTTGTCAATATTGggaagaaataaaaaacagAATAAAGTGCAATCGCTACCGAAGCAGTTGAAAAAACAGCTGAAAGAGCAACAATCTAAGATGTTCCAAGACAAGTGTACAATGTTTTTAATAATTGCATCCTCTATCCTCTTGAGTCCGCTAGATACTTCAAAAGTATATCACAGAATAAAGAGACAAAGTACAGTCAAATTATATGTTCTGTTTAGTTTGCTTGAAATGAGTGACCAATTACTCTCTAGTGTAGGTCAAAGCTTACTTACAGTGGTAATTTCTCATAATTGTTACAAGAGACTAAGGCACAGgcaattttttcttttatttttaggAGTTGTATATCTAACATGCCATGGGTATGTGTTGGTATACCAGACAATCTCCTTGAATATTGCGACCAATTCATGTTCAAATGCGTTACTCACATTATTACTGTCTATGCAATTTTCGGAAATTAAAGGTTCtgttttcaaaaagatTGATAAAGAGGGTCTCTTTCAAATAGGGATGTCTGATGTTGCCGAGAGGTTCAAGTtgcttttatttctatcaATTATTGGCCTCAGGAATATTGTAGCCAAGTCAAGGAACATATCTAGCGTGATACCCTTTACTTGGTGTCTCAACATCACTTCATCAGGGATCCAAAACAGTCCCACTTTGAATGTCATTGGCAGCGAAATCATTGTCGACTGGATTAAACATGCatatattacaaaatttaaCCGTATACGTCCGGAGATGTACGATaagttttattttatcgCTTATAGAGATTACACACAAAATGGTACTCAATACCAAAACCGTCTGGGGATACCACTGCCAGCCTCGGTAGTCTTGTTTTTGACAATGCTACGGCCAGTATTCTTCCAGCCTGCAGAAGATTCCAGTGGGATGTTAAGTATTGTTATCACATTGCTTGGGAGTGCAGTGATCATTCTACTATCGAAGACTTTGTTACATTGGATCTTAGTGCAATGGTCTCGTAGTATCCAACGCCGGTTCCCAGACGGCGAATACAACACAATGGTAAACTCAGAGAGCTATGTGCCAGGTATTATTAGCACTGGACTGAGCAAAATGGACGAGATAACGAGGGAACTGATAAATTACGAAAAGAAGACCGATTCAAGGAGCCCCTCCACAGATTCATTCATGCTCTCTAGGCAATCGCCGCAATCTTCTCGTGAAGCAACGCCTGAGCCACACACAGACTTCTCTGACTCAAACCGTGATGCAAGTCTCTTGCCAATACCAATTCTAACCAACACAGCTACCCCCGATCAATCCCTCGAAGGTGTAACCAGATACAAGATGGTCTCAAAACGGATATGGTAG
- the MAG1 gene encoding DNA-3-methyladenine glycosylase II (CAGL0I06809g~Ortholog(s) have DNA-3-methyladenine glycosylase activity, damaged DNA binding activity, role in DNA dealkylation involved in DNA repair, base-excision repair, AP site formation and cytoplasm, nucleus localization): MTRRLRSSTKSERDAALLKSEVDTEAASAVIEAMVEPVKKKAKIKKENSDADGVADSKAPEPIEIPQDFLDKHVDEFKVGLKEILEVDPTLSQYVLIKEFPLFLKDRPRADDLHDKFTRLASAIISQQLSNSAARSIREKFINLYDGHFPDYKVLKVDIKIPSKHEQIFKCGLSRKKCEYLESLANYFADNEEYIRNLFQDKGNDQKIMDELVSNVKGIGPWSAKMFLMTGLYRMDVFAPDDVGIARGCAKYLSQHPDTLKKLMKNRREIKKSKIKHKKLNWKVYDEDIVDSLALLFSPNRTIFSFIIWRMASTDIDAIIKTETDFTSSRGGGSGL; this comes from the coding sequence ATGACTCGAAGATTACGCAGTTCCACGAAGTCAGAGCGAGATGCAGCTTTACTGAAATCAGAGGTTGATACCGAAGCTGCTTCTGCAGTCATCGAGGCAATGGTTGAACcggtgaaaaaaaaagcaaagatTAAGAAAGAGAATTCTGATGCTGATGGAGTAGCTGATTCAAAGGCACCAGAGCCTATAGAAATCCCACAAGATTTCCTGGACAAACATGTCGATGAATTTAAAGTGGGGCTAAAAGAAATACTTGAAGTTGACCCAACGCTTTCACAATATGTGCTGATTAAGGAGTTTCCcttgtttttgaaagataGACCCAGAGCAGATGATCTACACGACAAGTTTACAAGACTCGCCAGTGCAATCATCTCACAACAGCTGAGCAACTCAGCTGCTAGATCTATAAGAGAGAAATTTATTAACCTTTATGACGGACATTTCCCAGATTACAAAGTACTTAAGGTAGACATAAAGATACCATCTAAACATGAGCAAATTTTTAAATGTGGCCTGAGTAGGAAAAAATGCGAATATCTAGAATCACTGGCCAATTACTTTGCTGATAATGAAGAGTACATCAGAAACTTATTTCAAGACAAAGGAAATgatcaaaaaattatgGACGAATTGGTATCGAATGTTAAAGGGATTGGCCCGTGGTCCGCAAAGATGTTCTTAATGACTGGCCTTTACCGCATGGATGTATTTGCCCCAGACGATGTTGGAATAGCTAGAGGCTGTGCTAAATATCTATCACAACACCCTGATACATTGAAAAAGCTCATGAAAAATCGAAGGGAAATAAAGAAGAGTAAAATTAAACACAAGAAATTAAATTGGAAGGTATACGATGAAGACATCGTAGACAGTCTTGCCCTTCTTTTCTCACCCAACAGAACTATATTTAGTTTTATAATATGGCGAATGGCAAGTACTGACATTGATGCCATAATCAAGACAGAAACCGATTTTACTAGTTCGAGAGGTGGTGGATCCGGTCTGTAA